From a single Methanomicrobium sp. W14 genomic region:
- a CDS encoding elongation factor EF-2: MTKRKQMVERVTELMGKPEHIRNIGIVAHIDHGKTTLSDNLLAGAGMISEEIAGKACWMDSDEEEQARGITIDASNVSMVHEYEGDEYLINMIDTPGHVDFGGDVTRAMRAVDGAVVLVDAVEGTMPQTETVLRQALKEGVKPVLFVNKVDRLINELKVDEMEMQIRLGKVIDKVNKLIKGMSEEAYKNGWKLDAAEGTVAFGSALYNWAISVPFMKKSGVSFKDVYEKCKANDMKWLAKKSPLCQVVLDMVVRHLPDPLESQKRRVPIIWHHGDPNTNEGKSMLSCNPNGPVCLMVTDISFDQHAGEVATGRLFSGTLRRGTECYIIGSGQKANRITQVGIFMGAERIEVEELPAGNIAAVTGLKDAIVGSTVTSIMDMTPFESLQHYSEPVMTVAVEAKNMKDLPKLITVLRQVAKEDPTVKVTINEETGEHLISGMGELHLEVITGRIVRDKKVDIVTSPPIVVYRETITGTAGPVEGKSPNRHNRFYIELEPVPENVVKLIKDGKISMDLPALERRDALTEAGFDKDEAKNLTAIEGTNMFFDMTKGIQYLNETMELVLEGWREALAGGPLADEQVQNVKIKLVDVKLHEDAIHRGPAQVIPAVRSAVKAGILLAGDSLLEPMQYLQITVPQEHMGSATGMIQGRRGQVSDMRSEGDTITVVGKAPVAQLFGFAGDVRSATEGRAMWSTEFAGFDIVPAGMLKDVVKEIRKRKGLKEQIPEPADYLA; the protein is encoded by the coding sequence ATGACCAAACGAAAACAGATGGTAGAAAGAGTTACAGAACTGATGGGAAAGCCTGAACATATCAGGAACATCGGTATAGTAGCTCACATAGACCACGGGAAGACTACCCTCTCTGACAACCTTCTCGCAGGTGCGGGGATGATCAGCGAGGAGATTGCAGGAAAAGCCTGCTGGATGGATTCGGATGAAGAAGAACAGGCACGTGGAATAACCATAGATGCGTCGAACGTATCAATGGTACACGAATACGAAGGCGACGAATACCTTATCAACATGATTGACACGCCGGGCCACGTCGACTTCGGTGGTGACGTTACACGTGCAATGCGTGCAGTTGATGGTGCTGTGGTCCTTGTCGACGCTGTAGAAGGGACAATGCCGCAGACTGAGACTGTTCTCCGACAGGCATTGAAAGAGGGTGTAAAACCTGTACTTTTCGTAAACAAGGTAGACCGTTTAATCAACGAACTTAAAGTTGATGAAATGGAGATGCAGATACGCCTTGGAAAAGTAATAGACAAAGTCAACAAACTCATCAAGGGAATGAGCGAAGAGGCCTATAAAAACGGGTGGAAACTTGACGCAGCCGAAGGAACGGTTGCATTCGGGTCGGCATTATATAACTGGGCTATATCCGTTCCTTTCATGAAGAAGAGCGGAGTTTCGTTCAAAGATGTCTATGAGAAGTGTAAAGCCAACGATATGAAATGGCTCGCAAAGAAAAGCCCGCTGTGCCAGGTCGTTCTGGACATGGTCGTGCGTCACCTTCCTGACCCGCTTGAATCCCAGAAACGCCGTGTTCCTATTATCTGGCATCACGGTGACCCAAACACAAATGAGGGTAAATCCATGCTTTCATGCAACCCGAACGGACCTGTATGCCTGATGGTAACAGACATCTCGTTCGACCAGCATGCCGGTGAAGTCGCAACAGGCCGTCTCTTCTCCGGAACACTCAGACGCGGAACAGAGTGCTACATCATAGGTTCTGGGCAGAAGGCAAACCGTATAACCCAGGTAGGTATCTTCATGGGTGCCGAAAGGATTGAAGTGGAGGAGCTTCCTGCAGGAAACATTGCAGCTGTAACAGGCCTTAAAGACGCAATCGTCGGTTCAACGGTCACAAGCATAATGGATATGACTCCGTTTGAATCCCTCCAGCACTACTCGGAGCCTGTAATGACAGTCGCGGTAGAAGCAAAGAACATGAAAGATCTCCCTAAGCTTATCACGGTCCTGCGTCAGGTAGCAAAGGAGGACCCGACTGTTAAGGTCACAATCAACGAAGAGACAGGGGAACACCTGATCTCCGGTATGGGAGAACTTCACCTTGAGGTTATAACCGGCCGTATAGTACGTGACAAGAAGGTCGATATCGTAACTTCACCGCCTATCGTGGTATACCGTGAGACTATAACCGGTACTGCAGGGCCTGTCGAAGGAAAGTCCCCGAACCGCCACAACAGGTTCTACATCGAGCTTGAGCCTGTTCCGGAAAACGTCGTAAAACTTATCAAGGACGGAAAAATCTCGATGGACCTTCCGGCACTTGAAAGACGTGACGCCCTGACTGAAGCAGGTTTTGACAAGGACGAGGCAAAGAACCTTACCGCAATCGAGGGGACAAATATGTTCTTCGATATGACAAAGGGTATTCAGTACCTCAACGAGACCATGGAGCTTGTTCTTGAAGGCTGGCGTGAAGCCCTTGCAGGAGGACCTCTTGCAGACGAACAGGTCCAGAACGTCAAGATAAAGCTTGTCGATGTAAAGCTACACGAGGATGCAATCCACCGTGGTCCTGCTCAGGTGATTCCGGCTGTAAGAAGCGCTGTTAAGGCAGGTATCCTCCTTGCCGGAGACTCACTGCTTGAGCCTATGCAGTACCTCCAGATAACCGTCCCCCAGGAGCACATGGGCAGTGCAACCGGAATGATCCAGGGTCGCCGCGGCCAGGTTTCAGATATGAGGTCAGAGGGGGACACCATAACAGTTGTTGGAAAAGCGCCTGTTGCACAGCTATTTGGTTTTGCGGGAGACGTGCGTTCTGCAACGGAAGGCCGTGCAATGTGGTCCACTGAGTTTGCAGGCTTTGATATAGTTCCGGCAGGAATGCTCAAGGACGTCGTAAAAGAGATTAGGAAGCGTAAAGGCCTAAAGGAACAGATACCTGAGCCTGCTGACTATCTCGCATAA
- a CDS encoding 30S ribosomal protein S7 → MSAEEIAQENETAPIEEKSTNLLFNKWDISEVKVNDPGLVRYVSVNSLIVPHSCGRKQKQQFSKSEMLIVERLINRLMQTEHNTGKKELTSRIVEEAFDIINKKTKKNPVEVLIDAIANSGPREETVRLKYGGINVPKSVDTAPQRRIDTALYFIAKGVSQASHKKKKSASAALADELIAAAAGDTRSFAVAKKEERERVAKSAR, encoded by the coding sequence ATGAGCGCAGAAGAAATCGCACAGGAAAATGAGACTGCCCCAATCGAAGAAAAGAGCACTAATCTTCTCTTCAACAAGTGGGACATCTCTGAAGTAAAGGTAAATGACCCGGGTCTTGTCAGGTATGTCAGTGTCAACTCTCTTATAGTGCCGCACTCTTGCGGAAGAAAACAGAAGCAGCAGTTTTCAAAGTCTGAAATGCTCATTGTAGAGCGCCTGATTAACAGACTCATGCAGACAGAGCACAACACGGGCAAAAAAGAGCTTACTTCACGTATTGTGGAAGAAGCTTTTGATATAATAAACAAAAAGACAAAAAAGAACCCTGTTGAAGTGCTTATAGATGCAATTGCAAACTCCGGGCCAAGGGAAGAGACCGTCCGTCTGAAGTACGGTGGTATAAATGTCCCGAAGTCAGTGGATACTGCACCGCAGCGTCGTATAGATACTGCTCTTTACTTCATTGCAAAAGGCGTAAGCCAGGCAAGCCACAAGAAGAAAAAATCAGCATCAGCAGCCCTTGCAGACGAACTTATCGCCGCTGCCGCAGGGGATACACGCAGTTTTGCTGTGGCAAAGAAGGAAGAGCGTGAACGTGTAGCCAAGTCTGCACGTTAA
- a CDS encoding 30S ribosomal protein S12 has product MGNGKFAARKCKRDSKNNRWRDVNYSRKALGLDIKSDPLEGAPQGRGIVLEKIGVEAKQPNSAIRKCVRVQLIKNGRQVSAFAVGDGAINFIDEHDEVTIEGIGGRLGRSKGDIPGVRYQVTAVNNVCLREMVLGRKEKPRR; this is encoded by the coding sequence TTGGGAAACGGTAAATTTGCAGCAAGAAAGTGTAAGCGCGACTCTAAAAACAACAGATGGCGCGATGTAAACTATTCAAGGAAAGCCCTTGGTCTTGACATAAAGTCAGACCCGCTTGAGGGCGCACCTCAGGGCCGCGGGATTGTCCTTGAAAAGATTGGTGTGGAAGCAAAACAGCCTAACTCGGCTATTCGTAAGTGCGTCCGTGTACAGCTCATTAAAAACGGTCGTCAGGTAAGCGCATTTGCAGTAGGAGACGGTGCAATCAACTTCATAGACGAGCACGATGAAGTCACAATTGAGGGAATCGGCGGACGTCTGGGCCGTTCGAAGGGTGATATTCCTGGTGTCCGTTACCAGGTCACGGCTGTAAACAACGTATGCCTTCGCGAAATGGTACTTGGCAGAAAGGAGAAACCACGCAGGTAA
- a CDS encoding 6-carboxytetrahydropterin synthase: MSVRIYKEAYFEASHRLLHYNGKCFRLHGHQWRAEFWVEGDTTADSNILVDYNMIKEVVGRYDHQVILNTEDPMVECLSKFQEVVTTDGDPTSELMAERMAKEVEEECSKLGIAARVTKCRIWESTSCFAEWTP, from the coding sequence ATGAGTGTCCGGATTTATAAGGAAGCATATTTTGAGGCAAGCCACAGGCTTCTTCATTACAATGGAAAGTGTTTCCGCCTTCATGGTCACCAGTGGAGGGCGGAGTTCTGGGTTGAAGGAGATACAACGGCCGATTCGAATATCCTCGTAGATTACAATATGATAAAGGAGGTCGTGGGCCGCTATGATCACCAGGTCATACTCAACACAGAAGACCCTATGGTAGAATGCCTCTCAAAATTTCAGGAGGTCGTTACGACCGATGGAGACCCTACAAGTGAGCTTATGGCCGAAAGAATGGCAAAGGAAGTGGAAGAAGAGTGCAGTAAACTCGGAATAGCTGCAAGGGTTACTAAATGCCGCATCTGGGAGTCGACTTCCTGTTTTGCCGAGTGGACTCCTTGA
- a CDS encoding radical SAM protein: MKVVEIFKSLQGEGPDQGIVTTFIRLGGCNLHCRWCDTSYSHTAGSEMGASEILEKVREFGAPHVCVTGGEPLLSVNDLLPLLKSLYDEGFIIEIETNGTINPALCREYATICMDIKCPSSGEKSDLSLLKYLGFDDSVKFVVADINDCEYARGVIENKEFIAKIFISPVWGCDYGIIADYVIEHRLPVKFQVQLHKVIGVK; this comes from the coding sequence ATGAAAGTCGTTGAAATTTTCAAAAGCCTCCAGGGGGAGGGTCCTGACCAGGGTATTGTAACTACATTCATACGCCTTGGCGGGTGTAACCTCCACTGCAGGTGGTGCGACACTTCTTATTCACATACTGCCGGCTCTGAAATGGGTGCTTCTGAAATCCTTGAGAAAGTAAGGGAGTTTGGCGCACCGCATGTATGTGTCACAGGAGGAGAGCCTCTCCTGTCTGTAAATGATCTCCTGCCCCTTCTGAAAAGTCTTTATGATGAAGGTTTCATTATTGAAATCGAGACGAACGGCACTATAAATCCTGCTTTGTGCAGGGAGTATGCAACTATATGCATGGACATTAAATGTCCTTCGTCAGGTGAGAAAAGTGATCTTTCCCTCCTGAAATATCTCGGCTTTGACGACTCGGTCAAATTTGTGGTCGCGGACATAAACGACTGCGAGTACGCACGCGGCGTAATTGAAAACAAAGAATTTATCGCCAAAATCTTCATATCTCCTGTATGGGGATGTGATTATGGGATTATTGCAGATTATGTAATAGAACACCGGTTGCCTGTAAAATTTCAGGTGCAGCTTCACAAGGTAATAGGAGTAAAATGA
- the queC gene encoding 7-cyano-7-deazaguanine synthase QueC — translation MKAVCLMSGGMDSSTLAYFAKDMGYDILALHTRYGQRTEEKELECAKKIAKSLNAPEFMEISLSYLTKFGGSSLTDNSMTVFDHSDETDEKKIPNTYVPFRNSNLLSIATSYAESRGAEAIFIGVQASDYAGYPDCRPEFVEAFQKVIDLGTSDETHIKLMTPFVNLNKTEILKIGMKLGVPYKDTWSCYKSNFPACGKCDSCYYRLKAFEEIGVEDPIEYMK, via the coding sequence ATGAAAGCAGTTTGTCTTATGTCGGGCGGGATGGATTCGTCTACTCTTGCCTACTTTGCAAAGGACATGGGCTATGATATACTGGCCCTTCATACAAGATATGGACAGAGAACAGAGGAAAAAGAGCTTGAATGTGCAAAAAAGATTGCCAAATCCCTCAATGCACCTGAGTTTATGGAAATATCCCTCTCATACCTGACAAAATTCGGCGGGAGTTCTTTAACTGACAATTCAATGACCGTATTTGACCACAGTGACGAAACTGACGAGAAAAAGATACCTAATACGTATGTCCCATTCAGAAATTCGAATCTTCTCTCGATAGCGACAAGCTACGCCGAGTCAAGGGGTGCAGAGGCTATATTTATAGGTGTCCAGGCGTCTGACTACGCGGGGTATCCCGACTGCCGGCCTGAATTCGTAGAAGCTTTCCAGAAGGTTATCGATTTGGGGACTTCCGATGAAACCCACATTAAGCTTATGACACCCTTTGTAAACCTTAACAAGACCGAAATCCTCAAAATAGGCATGAAGCTCGGCGTCCCGTATAAAGACACGTGGTCGTGCTACAAGAGCAATTTCCCCGCATGTGGAAAGTGTGACTCCTGCTATTACAGGCTGAAGGCCTTCGAGGAAATCGGCGTCGAAGACCCGATAGAATATATGAAATAA
- a CDS encoding NUDIX hydrolase translates to MKKIDDIYSGKRLKVERVEVELPGGVSLERIVVKPGGAVAILPTDDEYCYLIKQYRYPIDKYIYEAPAGTMEENEKPGETACRELIEETGLKAEEFIPKGYIYTTPGFTNETVFLYEAHNFTPSDEFRKDEDEVIEVVKVSRSEVFEMIKDERIVDAKTICLAFKCLGMNAE, encoded by the coding sequence ATGAAAAAGATTGACGACATATATAGCGGCAAGAGGCTTAAGGTTGAACGTGTGGAGGTAGAACTTCCCGGAGGAGTCTCGCTTGAGAGAATCGTCGTAAAGCCCGGGGGTGCCGTTGCCATACTCCCTACGGATGATGAATACTGTTACCTGATAAAGCAGTACAGGTATCCGATTGATAAGTATATCTACGAGGCGCCGGCAGGCACGATGGAGGAGAATGAGAAGCCCGGTGAGACTGCATGCCGTGAGCTCATAGAAGAGACCGGTCTTAAGGCGGAAGAGTTCATCCCGAAAGGCTACATTTATACGACTCCGGGTTTTACGAACGAGACCGTATTCCTGTATGAAGCCCACAATTTCACGCCTTCCGATGAATTCAGGAAAGATGAGGACGAGGTTATTGAGGTTGTAAAAGTCAGCAGGTCTGAAGTCTTTGAGATGATAAAGGACGAAAGAATTGTCGACGCAAAAACCATCTGCCTTGCCTTCAAATGTCTCGGGATGAATGCGGAATGA
- a CDS encoding S9 family peptidase, producing MKKVIPFLVVFGVFAVFVLCAGCTSPETKAVPANNTFSYSVSGAGVLNVEKVDYSYSLGNVTNAGENGSVKVSEILMKGDDSTGVYALLAEPKDPVAGIVFAPGAGVSADSHLNRSIAYAESGIAFMVVDVRGNGGKTTGYPLNLQKDLDVISGGGIPQNYLIVFDMIAAKDYLKEIYGEGFPVYAMGSSNGGRYAAVAAGSDKSFSGYFGVSTSGYDYDEGVNGDEVDRFINSINPYTYIGNMTPEPVVIFHAPNDNIIDFEYGYELYENASEPKTFVSFNGTHGINGEVDSYIEALLSNYTKA from the coding sequence ATGAAAAAAGTAATTCCCTTTCTGGTGGTTTTCGGAGTTTTTGCTGTATTTGTTCTCTGTGCAGGGTGCACTTCACCCGAAACGAAGGCAGTGCCGGCAAACAACACATTTTCTTATTCGGTGTCTGGCGCCGGCGTTTTGAACGTTGAAAAAGTTGATTACTCGTATTCCCTGGGAAATGTCACGAATGCCGGTGAAAACGGTTCGGTTAAAGTGTCTGAAATCCTGATGAAGGGTGATGATTCAACTGGCGTGTACGCACTCCTTGCAGAGCCGAAAGACCCTGTTGCAGGAATTGTCTTTGCCCCCGGGGCAGGAGTAAGTGCCGACTCGCATCTTAACCGCTCCATAGCCTATGCGGAATCGGGAATTGCGTTTATGGTTGTGGATGTCCGCGGAAACGGCGGGAAAACCACTGGATATCCTCTTAATTTACAGAAAGACCTGGACGTCATTTCCGGTGGAGGAATTCCCCAGAATTACCTGATAGTGTTCGATATGATTGCCGCAAAGGACTATCTTAAGGAGATTTACGGTGAGGGCTTCCCTGTCTATGCAATGGGTTCCTCAAACGGCGGAAGGTATGCGGCGGTTGCAGCAGGGTCGGACAAAAGTTTCTCAGGGTATTTCGGTGTATCAACTTCCGGGTACGACTATGACGAAGGCGTAAACGGGGATGAGGTTGACAGGTTCATAAACAGCATAAACCCGTACACATACATAGGAAACATGACTCCTGAGCCTGTTGTAATATTTCATGCACCAAACGACAACATAATCGACTTTGAGTACGGCTATGAACTTTATGAAAATGCATCAGAACCGAAGACGTTTGTCTCGTTCAACGGTACGCACGGTATAAACGGAGAGGTTGACAGTTATATAGAAGCACTCCTTTCAAATTATACTAAGGCTTAA